The genomic segment TAAATCACTTCAGAGAGTTACAGATATTTCAGTATGTTAATTGCGTTAGTTTCCAGGACAGTTCAGTTAAATGCCTCCACTCCTAACGCTGTTACCGCTCTGTGACCGGTGTGCTAAGCcctgaaaacatttgtgtgtttagACCCTTATAGGTGGATATATCACTCAGCATAATAGGATCAAGAGTGATTATCCTCATTTAATTGTGAGAAGTCAAAAGCTTAGGAAGGGGCTGCGGAGAGAGAGGCACGGCTTGTTCACTGCAGCATTAAGCAAAGACCTGTAATCACCATCTACACAGCTTTAAAGGTGACTGACCACTAATTAGACACAAGATGTTACATCCAGATTGCAGAGACCAAACCTGTTGGCAGGATTTATTTGATGTGAGAGAAACCTGAACAttctctgtgtgaaaatgactgttgactaaggaaaaaaaaaaaaaaaaacttaagtaGAGAAAAATTCTGTCAAATTAAGAGGCTCTAACAAAATGAGAcaatactgttgaaaaaatGCTCTTCACTGTGAGAATAAATTAGTTTtgaattggggaaaaaaacaagaataatcATAAATTATGCAATACTTGAAGTTTTGCaagagttttttgtgtttggagATTTTGTGAGATCTTCAgcattttttaagttatttcatattttctgcttCTCCACATCGGTTTTAAAGACtgcacttgaaaaaaaaaaaaggatatttcTAGAGGAATCCAGGGTCCAGGTCTGTTGTGCTTTACTGTGCAGGAAATTGAACATTCATCCTTTTTGTCCTCTTGGTACAAGAAAGCAAATGTACTTGAAAATCTATACGCATGACgttattgcagaaaaaaaagaaaaagaagagaacacaccaaaaacatgcacacagcgATAAAAGTATTTTGCTTACAATAAAAAAGACCAAGTAGATCAAAGCATTTTATTGTATGAAAAATATATCCATAAAACGGAGCAATATTTACAAAACAGCTGCGCCATGCAGGGCAGAGAGCAGCACCTTCACTGTGATCTccagtgttaaaaacatcagtgtcGGTTCTCTGGATTCATCCCGTTTAAAAACCGAACTTCACAACAACACTGAGGAGCACAGTGATGCGCATTTCTCAGCATCCTGGCGGATTCAGGAAAGGCGCGTTTACACAAGgagaagagataaaaacagaactTTTGACACACAAAATACTTTTGTTCACAAACAATCAGGGTCCAAAGAAACTAACCTCTTTTCTTGTGAGTGGATCCTAACAGGATGCAGGCTAATGTCCAATATGAAATGAAGGAGCCTACTGTAGTACATCCTACAATGTTGGACAAATTACTTTGATCCAAccatatgaaaaataaatacacttaaCCATTAAAGAGGGAGAGAATCTGTCTAACTGGAGTTAtaatactgaaaaaaatgtgcagcattgtttgtttttgtttttagtcacAGCAGCTCTAGAAAGATGAAAATTAATCTACACGTGAATAACTAGATTATTGGATTTCTCCAGCCTTCTTCTGTATTGATCCAGCCACTCTCTGAGCTCTGAGATCCGATACCCCTCAGGTCCTCTGCCACCCTGGTAAACTATCTTTCCCTCCTGCAGTATATAAAGTCTGTCGAAATAAGCTCCGTACGCAGCGTTGGAGGAGTTTTCCATGCTGTCGACGACTACCAGGCATCCGGGCACCTCCAGGTGCATCAGCTGCGCAGCGTTCAGCCTGTCCTCCAGACACCGGTGCTTGGGGATCTGATAGGGCGCGTCAGTGCTCATCCAGCCGTCGGAGGGGTGCGCTTCCTCTATGTACACAACTACAGAGTCTGCTATGTCCGCGTTTTGCTGCACAACTCCCTGGAAAGCCTTGAGGCGCACCATGAACGGTGGTCAGGTGCAGCTGCCAAAGTTGAGGATGAGCGGTCTCTTGTCCTTTGCGTAATCGAGGATCCGGCTGCGCCGCTGATCCTCCAGCTGAACAACTTCGGTGTTGGGCGCTCCGTGTCCGAGGTGCGCCGCTTTCAGAAAGTCCAGTTTGTGACCGTGCCACACTGCTTTGAGCGACTCCAGGCTGAAGAGGCGATTGGAGTCCGATATGCAGAGAGGAGGATCGATGGCATCGCCCTCCTGCTCCTTCATCCTGAAGAACACCTTTTTCCTGATGCAAATGAAGTCAAGCAGCCAAAACATGACTGCTGCCATCAGAAAACGAGGCAGCAGGACGAGACAGACTATTGCATTTTTAATGGCTTTAATGGTATTCATTATCACTAGAATAACAACCCGAATGGTCTTGCGCTGTGCCACGGTCTTGTGGGTTGAAGTTGGGTTACTTGCAACTTCCCTTCTTTTTATAGCACCGGCAGATTTGAATGAATCACACCCCGCCTCCAAACCGGGGCCGAGGCCTCACATGGTGGGGATTACCTTCTGTCAACTCCCCAGCTTTGAATCTCAGCCAAAAGCCAAGGGTGCAGGAAAGGGTGCGCCACAGCAGTGCGCAGTCTGGAGGGAGTCGCTCATCATTTTTACAATCAGACTGTTCAAATTAACGTTGAAATCCAAAAGTGCATGATGATGTGTGATCAGGGAAATCCTTCAAGTGCTCGAGCGCATCGTGTGTATCGTGTGGCAAAAGCCTAAAGTTGGTGCTGCAGCAATGATGAGTGTTTTGCTGCAGCACATTTCTGCAGATGCTGCTTGGCTATGCTTATAATGTGCTCCACCTAAAAGGACTGGCCTATTCTGCCCTTCCTCCACAGGAACCAGTGTTAGCTAACCTGAGCTCTCCATCACATGGGGTTAATATACCTCTAAGATGATTTACATTAACACATGTATGTGTCTTACAGTAAATAATGATCCATCAGAATTGGATCTGTTATGGAGCACCGTTAATGCCTCATGAtgaaaattaaaacttaaattgagaaaaaaaaattctggtaTTCAATCGAGAAATCTGTGAGAAGACCAACTTCTGATGAAACCTGAAATAAAAAGCGAAATCATCgggaaaaaaaggtcacagtttTGAAGAAATGTCAATTCTGAGAAAACAGTTTGATTTCTGACTTCAGGGGGGAGAAAAGTCGCTCTTTCCAGAAAACATTGCA from the Seriola aureovittata isolate HTS-2021-v1 ecotype China chromosome 13, ASM2101889v1, whole genome shotgun sequence genome contains:
- the dio3a gene encoding iodothyronine deiodinase 3a, with product MNTIKAIKNAIVCLVLLPRFLMAAVMFWLLDFICIRKKVFFRMKEQEGDAIDPPLCISDSNRLFSLESLKAVWHGHKLDFLKAAHLGHGAPNTEVVQLEDQRRSRILDYAKDKRPLILNFGSCTUPPFMVRLKAFQGVVQQNADIADSVVVYIEEAHPSDGWMSTDAPYQIPKHRCLEDRLNAAQLMHLEVPGCLVVVDSMENSSNAAYGAYFDRLYILQEGKIVYQGGRGPEGYRISELREWLDQYRRRLEKSNNLVIHV